A stretch of DNA from Candidatus Flexicrinis affinis:
CCCCAGGCGTTTTGGCGCAAGGCGAGACGACGTACACCGCGCCGGATGGCGGCTGGACTGTCCCGGTGCCCGGCGGGTGGACGACGACCGAAGGTGAGGGCTATGTTCAGTTCTCAAGCGGCGACGGCATGGACCTGTTTGTGCTGACGTTTCCTGACGGCGACGTCGAGGACATCGCACCGGAGGCGTGGGCACTAGTCGATTCGGAATTCGACCTGACCTACGAGCCGAACAACGTTCAGCGCATCACCGACGAAGTGCTGCTGCAAGGCTACGACAGCGCCGGCGTCATCACCTACGCCAATGGAACAGGCGCCGACGGCAAGATTGTTCAAGCTGCGGTTCAGTCGTTCAATGGCACCGCCTATGTCATCCTGATCGACACCGACCTACCGACCCTTCAGCGGCGAGTCGCCCAGCTACAGATCTTCTCGACGGGTTTCCTTCCCGCGGGCTTTGGCGCTGATGACCTGAGCGCCGCCGAGGTCGTCCCATTCGACACAGACTTCTTCGAGGAGGTGGACGCGTTCGTCGCAGACGCACACGATCGACTGAACGTCGACTCTGTCGCGTATGCTGTCGTGCGCGACGGCGAAATCGTCCATACAGCCGGTTTCGGGACGCAGGTCGACGGCGATCCGGTGACCGCAGACACGCACTTCATGATCGGGTCGATCACCAAGACGATGACCACGCTGCTGATGGCGCAGGCCATCGACCAAGGTGCGTTCACGTGGGAGACGCCGGTGATCGAGATCGACCCGGCGTTCGCCGTTGCCGATCCGGAAATTTCCGCCCAGCTCACGATGTCCAATCTGGTGTGTGCCTGCACGGGCGTGCCCCGGCGCGACTACGAGCTGATTTATAACCCGGCCGTGCCCGCCGACGAGATCCTCGCACAGCTTGAGACGTTCGAGTTCTTCACGGGCTTCGGCGAGGCATTCCAGTACAGCAACCAGCTCGTCGCCGCTGCCGGATACGAGACCGCCCGCGCGCTCGACCCGGACGCCGACGATCTGCTCGACGCGTACATCGCGCTGGTGCAGGACGGCATCTTCGGGCCGGTCGGCATGACCGAAACGACCTTCGACTTTGACGCCATCGCCGCAGGCGAGCGCTACTCCCTGCCTTACGGGCGCGGCGCGTTGGAGTATGAACCGCTCTCGATCGAGACCGAATCATTCTTGCTCTCGGTTGCGCCTGCCGGCGCGGCATGGTCGACTGCCAACGACATGGCGTCGTATCTCGTCATGCTGATGAACGGCGGCGTTACTGCCGACGGCACCCGAGTCGTCAGCGAAGAAGGGCTGGCGCGGGTGCAAACGCCACAGGTGTCGATCGACTCGAACACGTCCTACGGGCTTGGCTGGATACTGGGCGAGTACAAGGAAGTGCCGGTGTACTTCCACGATGGCAACACGCTTGGCTATTCCGCATCGATGACGTACATGCCCGACAAGGGCATCGGTATCGTCGTGCTGGTCAACCAGCAGGGATCGAGCGCGCCCGGCCTGATAGCCTCCAACTTCTACAGCCTTGCATTGGCCGATCCGGAACCGGACGCCGCAGGAACACTCGACTTTATCGTGACGACCACCGCGGACAACGTCGCCAAAGCGGAAGACACGGTGATCCGGACGTTCGACGCGGAGGTAGTCGGGCAGTTTGCGGGTACGTATGCCAACCCGGTGCTGGGTGAGATCACGCTAACCGTAACCGACGACAATGGGGTGACGTTCGATGCAGGCGAGTTCGTCACCGCGCTGTGGCGTTCGACCGAGCAGGACGACCCCGAAGTGTACTTCATGGCCGACCCGCCGCTCACCGGCGACCGCGTGCGCCTCGCGCTCGGCGAGGATGGAGATCCGCGTGTCGTTGTCGGGCTCGGGTTGACGGAGTACGTATTCACGCTGACGAAATAGCGGACGCTCCGCCCGCTACTTCGTCGCAGGCGTCACCCCACATGCAATCCCCCTCGCCCCTTATGCCATAGGCTAAAGGGGCGAGGGGAATAGCGCTATTCGCGCCCGTACAGCAGTTCCTGCACCATTTCGTCGATCGACTTGTCGAGCGTGTAGACCGTCCGTGTCGCCAGCAGTGCGTTGGATGGGTGCGTGAGGAACGTACGGTTCATTGCCATGATCCCGCGGATCGACGTTTCTGCCATGTCCGGCTCGGACTCGCGCAGGCGGCGTTCGAGTTCCGCGGCGGATACCTCAACATCCGGCGACGGCAGCAGCAGAATCACGTGCGGAAACGGCAAAAGCGCGATCTTGGCGCGCTCGAAAAGCGCCGGATCGTTATAGTACGAGTGCCCTGCGCCGAACGCGATCACGTGGTCGGTCGGGTAATCTTGCAGCACGCGCTCGACGCCGTACACGTCGAACGGCCGCCAGTACTGGGCCAGTTCGACAATACCGCCATGCTGGCGGTGCGCGTCGGCGAGTCCCGGATCGTAGCCGATCTCGGCGTAGTAACCCCAACGCAGCTTGTCGAGATCGAGCCAAGGCCAGCCCATGGCCTCGGCCAGCGCCTGAGCGAGGGTGGTCTTGCCGGCCTTGCTCGGACCGATCAGGATGATGCTGGGAAGCGGCACGCGATCAGCCGTGCCCCAGTACCGGATGCGGCACGTATGGCGCCTCGAGTTCAGCGATGTCCTCGGCGGTCAGCTTGACGTCTAGCGCCGCGATCAGCTCGTCAAGTTGATGGATTTTGCTGGCGCCGATGATCGGGCTGTGGATGCCGGGCTTGTGCAGCATCCACGCCAGCGCGATCTGCGCCGGTTT
This window harbors:
- a CDS encoding beta-lactamase family protein → MKRTRNAPSIARLPLAFVLTLVAAVLMAPGVLAQGETTYTAPDGGWTVPVPGGWTTTEGEGYVQFSSGDGMDLFVLTFPDGDVEDIAPEAWALVDSEFDLTYEPNNVQRITDEVLLQGYDSAGVITYANGTGADGKIVQAAVQSFNGTAYVILIDTDLPTLQRRVAQLQIFSTGFLPAGFGADDLSAAEVVPFDTDFFEEVDAFVADAHDRLNVDSVAYAVVRDGEIVHTAGFGTQVDGDPVTADTHFMIGSITKTMTTLLMAQAIDQGAFTWETPVIEIDPAFAVADPEISAQLTMSNLVCACTGVPRRDYELIYNPAVPADEILAQLETFEFFTGFGEAFQYSNQLVAAAGYETARALDPDADDLLDAYIALVQDGIFGPVGMTETTFDFDAIAAGERYSLPYGRGALEYEPLSIETESFLLSVAPAGAAWSTANDMASYLVMLMNGGVTADGTRVVSEEGLARVQTPQVSIDSNTSYGLGWILGEYKEVPVYFHDGNTLGYSASMTYMPDKGIGIVVLVNQQGSSAPGLIASNFYSLALADPEPDAAGTLDFIVTTTADNVAKAEDTVIRTFDAEVVGQFAGTYANPVLGEITLTVTDDNGVTFDAGEFVTALWRSTEQDDPEVYFMADPPLTGDRVRLALGEDGDPRVVVGLGLTEYVFTLTK
- a CDS encoding shikimate kinase, whose product is MPLPSIILIGPSKAGKTTLAQALAEAMGWPWLDLDKLRWGYYAEIGYDPGLADAHRQHGGIVELAQYWRPFDVYGVERVLQDYPTDHVIAFGAGHSYYNDPALFERAKIALLPFPHVILLLPSPDVEVSAAELERRLRESEPDMAETSIRGIMAMNRTFLTHPSNALLATRTVYTLDKSIDEMVQELLYGRE